Proteins encoded in a region of the Microcoleus sp. bin38.metabat.b11b12b14.051 genome:
- a CDS encoding pentapeptide repeat-containing protein, producing the protein MQKLSAEQLLAQYSDGERNFEAVDLSENNLFQADLAEINLSGSVMRRTYLPYGNLTQANLYKTQLQDAELGDIQLYQANLSEANLEKANLSRANLRHANLQGANLQKANLQGADLYNADLTNADLRYADLSRTNLEKAKLTKAQLAGCNLFRSRLVDLSEAECDRTTIGPEGY; encoded by the coding sequence ATGCAAAAGCTAAGCGCTGAGCAATTGCTCGCTCAGTATTCTGATGGTGAGCGAAATTTTGAGGCAGTTGACTTAAGTGAAAATAATTTATTTCAAGCAGATTTGGCAGAAATAAACCTTTCTGGTAGCGTGATGAGGCGAACTTATTTGCCCTACGGAAATCTAACTCAAGCCAATCTTTACAAAACTCAGTTGCAGGATGCTGAGTTGGGCGATATTCAACTTTATCAAGCCAATTTGTCGGAAGCTAACTTGGAGAAAGCCAATTTATCAAGAGCTAATTTGCGCCATGCCAATTTGCAAGGTGCTAATTTGCAGAAAGCGAATTTACAAGGTGCGGATTTGTACAATGCCGATTTGACGAATGCCGATTTGAGATATGCTGATTTGAGCCGGACTAATTTGGAGAAAGCAAAGTTAACCAAAGCTCAGTTAGCTGGCTGCAACTTATTTCGATCGCGCTTGGTTGATTTGTCGGAGGCTGAGTGCGATCGCACTACCATCGGCCCAGAAGGATACTGA
- a CDS encoding twin-arginine translocation signal domain-containing protein, with translation MGISRREFLKVTSASGLVAAGLAASEGFLKPVLAESEVAQAPTAIGNFSAHGGYSL, from the coding sequence GTGGGTATCAGCAGGCGCGAGTTTTTAAAGGTAACTTCTGCTTCGGGTTTAGTTGCAGCAGGATTGGCGGCTTCCGAAGGCTTTTTGAAACCGGTGTTAGCTGAAAGTGAAGTTGCTCAAGCTCCGACTGCGATCGGCAATTTCTCGGCGCACGGCGGATATTCGCTCTAA
- a CDS encoding catalase has product MTDHTPVNDQSKQNDLDGDRKEAGETLTTNQGVGVTNTNDSLHAGSRGPTLLEDFHLREKMAHFDRERIPERVVHARGSGAHGYFQPYESLAELTKAKFLQDPAVKTPVFVRFSTVTGFRGSADTVRDARGFSVKFYTQEGNYDLVGNNIPVFFIQDGIKFPDLVHAIKPEPHNEMPQAAAAHDNFWDFISLMPESMHMIMWVLSDRAVPRSFRMMEGFGVHTFRFVNAEGKSRFVKFHWKPILGVHSLVWDEAQKLAGKDPDFSRRDLWEAIEKGDYPEFELGVQIVEEEDEFKFDFDLLDPTKLIPEEEVPVRAIGKMVLNRNPDNFFAETEQVAFQPSNVVSGIDFTNDPVLQSRLFSYPDTQMHRLGSPNFTELPINRPVCPVNNNQRDGVMQSNIYTSKVNYAPNSLGGGCPMMSPETMGGFVHYAERVEGHKIRERSNSFQDHFSQATLFLNSMSEVEREHIVKAAHFELGKVQSKEVKERVLGLFNHIDHEFAKQVAAGLGLPEPEKEVIPNHGKSSPALSIDKMPKTSIKSRQVAILAADGVNGDEVMAVKEALAASGAHAKIVSKHGGKVKTANGQEIDAEMTFLTGASVMFDAIYVPGGKQSINTLKEEGSAINFVTEAFKHCKAIAASGEGIHLLSSADLKGVNLSVNGKVAADRGVVICPSGGDLGQFSQAFIDAIMQHRHWMRTEKEMVPA; this is encoded by the coding sequence ATGACTGACCATACTCCCGTTAACGACCAAAGCAAACAAAACGATCTCGATGGGGATCGTAAAGAAGCAGGCGAAACTCTTACCACAAATCAAGGTGTGGGTGTCACAAATACCAATGATTCCCTACACGCTGGTTCCCGCGGCCCGACTTTGCTCGAAGACTTTCACCTGCGCGAAAAAATGGCGCACTTCGATCGCGAACGCATTCCCGAACGTGTCGTGCACGCGCGCGGTTCTGGGGCCCACGGCTATTTTCAACCCTATGAATCCCTGGCAGAATTAACCAAAGCCAAATTCCTGCAAGATCCGGCGGTGAAAACTCCGGTATTTGTCCGATTTTCCACTGTGACAGGGTTTCGCGGTTCTGCCGATACAGTCCGCGACGCGCGCGGCTTTTCCGTCAAGTTCTACACCCAAGAAGGTAACTATGACTTGGTAGGAAATAATATTCCTGTCTTCTTTATTCAAGACGGAATTAAGTTTCCCGATCTCGTTCATGCGATCAAGCCGGAACCTCACAATGAAATGCCCCAAGCTGCGGCCGCCCATGACAACTTCTGGGATTTTATTTCATTGATGCCAGAATCGATGCACATGATTATGTGGGTATTGAGCGATCGCGCTGTACCGAGAAGCTTCCGCATGATGGAAGGCTTTGGCGTGCATACTTTCCGCTTTGTCAACGCCGAAGGCAAATCTCGCTTTGTCAAGTTCCACTGGAAGCCGATTTTGGGCGTGCATTCTCTGGTGTGGGATGAAGCACAAAAACTCGCCGGCAAAGATCCAGATTTTAGCCGCCGCGATTTGTGGGAGGCGATCGAAAAGGGCGATTATCCAGAGTTTGAGTTGGGCGTGCAGATTGTTGAGGAAGAAGACGAATTTAAGTTTGACTTTGACTTGCTCGATCCCACTAAGCTGATTCCTGAAGAAGAAGTTCCCGTGCGGGCGATCGGCAAAATGGTACTCAATCGCAACCCCGACAACTTCTTCGCAGAAACCGAGCAAGTTGCTTTCCAACCCAGCAACGTAGTTTCTGGTATTGACTTTACCAACGATCCAGTCTTGCAAAGTCGATTGTTTTCCTATCCCGACACGCAAATGCACCGTTTGGGAAGTCCCAACTTTACGGAATTGCCGATTAACCGTCCCGTCTGTCCCGTGAACAACAATCAGCGCGACGGCGTAATGCAATCGAACATTTACACCTCGAAAGTCAACTATGCTCCCAATTCGCTGGGCGGCGGTTGTCCGATGATGTCGCCGGAAACAATGGGTGGATTCGTGCATTATGCAGAACGAGTCGAAGGCCACAAAATTCGCGAGCGCAGCAACAGTTTTCAAGACCATTTCAGTCAAGCAACGCTGTTTCTCAACAGTATGTCTGAGGTAGAAAGAGAGCATATTGTCAAAGCAGCTCACTTTGAATTAGGCAAAGTTCAAAGTAAGGAAGTCAAAGAGCGAGTTTTGGGATTGTTCAACCACATCGACCACGAATTTGCCAAGCAAGTTGCGGCCGGATTGGGACTACCTGAACCGGAAAAAGAAGTGATTCCCAATCACGGCAAAAGTTCGCCGGCTCTTAGCATCGACAAGATGCCCAAAACATCCATTAAATCCCGTCAAGTTGCAATTTTAGCAGCCGATGGCGTCAACGGCGACGAGGTAATGGCGGTGAAGGAAGCGCTAGCCGCATCTGGCGCCCACGCGAAAATTGTCTCGAAGCACGGCGGCAAAGTTAAAACAGCTAACGGTCAAGAAATTGATGCTGAAATGACGTTTCTGACTGGTGCTTCGGTGATGTTTGATGCGATTTACGTTCCCGGCGGCAAGCAAAGCATTAATACCTTGAAAGAAGAAGGCTCGGCGATTAATTTCGTCACGGAAGCCTTTAAGCACTGCAAGGCGATCGCTGCTTCTGGTGAAGGCATCCATCTGTTGTCAAGTGCCGATTTAAAGGGAGTTAATCTCTCGGTAAATGGCAAGGTGGCAGCCGATCGAGGCGTGGTAATTTGTCCTAGCGGTGGCGATTTAGGGCAGTTTTCTCAGGCTTTTATTGATGCGATCATGCAGCACCGTCACTGGATGCGGACTGAGAAGGAAATGGTTCCTGCGTAA
- a CDS encoding SDR family NAD(P)-dependent oxidoreductase, with product MNSSLTRPLAVVTGASNGIGYELAKQFAQNNFDLLVTATGPSINEAAQAFEKLGARVETVQADLATYEGVETLYDKIKATGRSVDAIAINAGVGVGGDFASETDLKDELNLINLNVVSSVHLAKRVVKDMVDRDRGRILFTSSIAALMPGTFEAVYAASKAFIQSFSEALRNELKDTGVTVTALMPGPTDTNFFHRAQMDDTKVGADEKDDAAQVAKQGFEALMAGKDHVIAGSLKTKIMGAASKILPDTLKAQLHRQLTEPGSAQK from the coding sequence ATGAACAGTTCGCTAACCCGGCCCTTGGCTGTCGTGACTGGTGCCTCTAACGGCATCGGCTACGAACTCGCCAAACAGTTCGCCCAAAACAATTTTGACCTGCTAGTCACGGCGACCGGCCCGAGCATCAACGAAGCCGCTCAAGCCTTTGAAAAGCTGGGCGCACGGGTGGAGACGGTGCAGGCAGACCTTGCTACCTACGAAGGTGTAGAGACTCTCTACGACAAGATTAAGGCGACTGGCCGATCGGTAGATGCGATCGCGATTAACGCTGGTGTCGGTGTCGGCGGGGACTTTGCAAGCGAAACAGACTTGAAGGATGAACTCAATCTGATCAACCTCAACGTCGTTTCCTCCGTCCATCTTGCCAAACGCGTAGTCAAGGATATGGTCGATCGCGATCGGGGCAGAATCCTGTTCACCTCGTCGATTGCAGCCTTGATGCCGGGGACGTTTGAGGCTGTCTACGCAGCATCGAAGGCGTTTATCCAATCCTTCTCCGAGGCGCTGCGTAACGAGTTGAAGGACACGGGGGTTACTGTCACCGCGCTGATGCCGGGGCCAACTGACACCAACTTCTTCCACCGGGCCCAAATGGACGATACCAAGGTGGGCGCTGACGAGAAAGACGATGCGGCCCAAGTTGCGAAGCAGGGCTTTGAAGCTTTGATGGCAGGTAAAGACCACGTTATTGCAGGTTCGCTCAAAACTAAGATTATGGGCGCAGCCAGCAAAATTTTGCCCGATACTCTCAAGGCACAATTGCACCGCCAACTGACTGAACCGGGTTCGGCTCAGAAATAG
- a CDS encoding DUF4336 domain-containing protein yields the protein MTDGEGIPTPAQIDNRDYSWAFWPVVPIYPYSRRRTIRKEIVKDKIWTFDQLQGIFYVIVPVRMTVIKLEPAGLLVYAPVAPTPECIRLVNELVAEHGEVKYILLTTVSGIEHKVFVGPFARCFPEAQVFVAPKQWSFPLNLPLSWLGLPAKRTSVLPSDSSNTPLADEFDWAILGPIDLGLGHFAEVALFHRESRTLMLTDSIVSIPENPPAIVQLDSYPLLFHAKDSASEVVADTHENRRKGWQRIALFAMYFSPSVLEVPPWSGVFSSAIRAPERSRKAYFGLYPFQWKIDWVRSFEALRGGGRLLVAPVLQALILNRAPRETLDWADRVASWDFDRIVPCHFESAIDCKPHEFRQAFSFLEKQSAVNSLPEDDFKLLRQIDAGLNKTGLVPPAKEKV from the coding sequence GTGACAGACGGCGAAGGGATACCAACACCAGCACAGATTGACAATCGCGACTATTCATGGGCTTTTTGGCCCGTAGTCCCAATCTATCCATACAGCAGGCGGCGCACCATCCGCAAGGAAATAGTCAAAGACAAAATCTGGACTTTTGACCAACTGCAAGGCATTTTTTACGTAATCGTGCCGGTGCGGATGACAGTAATCAAACTCGAACCCGCAGGCCTTCTCGTCTACGCCCCCGTCGCGCCAACTCCCGAGTGCATCCGCTTGGTAAACGAGTTAGTCGCAGAACACGGCGAAGTTAAGTATATCTTGCTGACAACGGTTTCCGGCATCGAGCACAAGGTTTTTGTTGGCCCGTTTGCGAGGTGTTTTCCCGAAGCGCAGGTATTTGTCGCCCCCAAACAGTGGAGTTTCCCGCTCAATTTGCCGCTGAGTTGGCTGGGTTTACCTGCCAAACGCACGTCTGTACTGCCCTCTGATAGCAGCAACACGCCCTTAGCAGATGAATTTGACTGGGCAATTCTCGGCCCGATCGACCTCGGTTTAGGCCACTTCGCGGAAGTTGCGTTATTTCACAGGGAATCGCGCACGCTCATGCTAACAGATTCCATAGTTTCCATTCCCGAAAACCCGCCCGCGATCGTCCAACTCGACTCGTACCCGCTGCTGTTTCACGCCAAAGACAGCGCCTCGGAGGTAGTTGCAGACACCCACGAAAATCGGCGCAAGGGGTGGCAGAGAATCGCCTTATTTGCCATGTACTTTAGCCCTAGTGTGCTGGAAGTGCCGCCGTGGTCGGGGGTGTTCTCTAGCGCTATCAGAGCGCCAGAACGCTCTAGAAAAGCTTATTTTGGGTTGTATCCGTTCCAGTGGAAAATTGATTGGGTGCGATCGTTCGAGGCTTTGCGCGGAGGAGGGCGGTTGTTGGTGGCGCCGGTGTTGCAGGCTTTGATTCTCAACCGCGCGCCCCGGGAGACTCTCGATTGGGCGGATCGAGTCGCGAGTTGGGATTTTGACAGGATTGTACCTTGTCATTTCGAGAGTGCGATCGACTGCAAGCCGCATGAATTTCGGCAAGCATTCTCGTTTCTGGAAAAACAATCGGCTGTTAATTCTTTACCCGAAGATGATTTTAAATTGCTGAGGCAGATTGATGCAGGTTTGAATAAAACTGGTTTGGTTCCGCCTGCAAAAGAGAAAGTTTAA
- the leuB gene encoding 3-isopropylmalate dehydrogenase — MTQNYRITLLPGDGIGPEIIAVAVDVLKLVGKQLDIGFEFQEALMGGAAIDATGNPLPEETLEKCRNSDAILLAAIGGYKWDNLPREQRPETGLLGLRAGLGLFANLRPATILPQLVDASSLKREVVEGVDIMVIRELTGGIYFGKPKGIFETETGEKRGVNTMAYTESEIDRIGRVAFETARKRGKKLCSVDKANVLDVSQLWRDRIIALSSEYPDVELSHLYVDNAAMQLIRWPKQFDTIVTGNLFGDILSDAAAMLTGSIGMLPSASLGASGPGVFEPVHGSAPDIAGQDKANPIAQVLSAAMMLRYAFNQPEAANKIEQAVVEVLNRGYRTGDIMSEGMKLVGCRAMSDALIEVLQG; from the coding sequence ATGACTCAAAACTACCGCATCACTCTTTTACCGGGAGACGGCATCGGCCCTGAAATTATCGCTGTGGCGGTAGATGTCCTGAAACTTGTTGGCAAACAATTGGACATTGGCTTTGAATTTCAAGAAGCTTTAATGGGCGGCGCTGCTATTGACGCTACAGGCAATCCGCTGCCAGAAGAAACTCTCGAAAAATGTCGCAACAGCGATGCTATATTGTTAGCAGCTATCGGTGGTTACAAGTGGGATAATTTGCCCCGCGAACAGCGCCCAGAAACTGGTTTATTAGGACTGCGCGCCGGATTGGGATTGTTTGCAAATTTGCGTCCTGCAACTATTTTACCGCAATTAGTCGATGCTTCTAGTTTGAAACGAGAAGTTGTCGAAGGTGTGGATATTATGGTGATTCGCGAACTCACTGGCGGCATTTATTTCGGCAAACCGAAAGGGATTTTTGAGACGGAAACTGGCGAAAAACGCGGTGTGAATACGATGGCTTACACCGAGTCGGAAATTGACCGCATCGGGCGCGTGGCTTTTGAGACGGCCCGGAAGCGCGGAAAAAAGCTGTGTTCGGTTGATAAGGCTAATGTTTTGGATGTTTCGCAACTGTGGCGCGATCGCATTATTGCGCTTTCTTCAGAATACCCTGATGTAGAACTTTCTCACCTTTATGTTGACAACGCGGCCATGCAGTTAATTCGCTGGCCGAAACAGTTCGATACAATTGTGACGGGCAATTTATTCGGCGATATTCTTTCTGATGCGGCGGCGATGCTAACTGGTAGTATCGGGATGCTGCCTTCTGCAAGTTTGGGTGCTAGTGGCCCAGGAGTTTTTGAACCAGTACACGGTTCGGCGCCGGACATCGCCGGACAAGATAAAGCTAATCCCATCGCCCAAGTTTTAAGCGCGGCAATGATGTTGCGCTACGCCTTCAATCAGCCGGAAGCTGCTAATAAAATTGAGCAAGCAGTTGTGGAAGTTTTGAATCGAGGTTATCGCACTGGTGATATCATGTCGGAAGGCATGAAACTCGTTGGTTGTCGGGCAATGAGTGATGCTTTAATTGAGGTTTTGCAAGGTTAA